From the Pediococcus acidilactici genome, the window TACATGTTTAGTAAAACTTCGGGAATTTCTAAAAGAGTCTATTGGGCAAATAATTTCTGGATGTTCACGACCTCCTTTATCCCCATGGCAACCGCCTGGATTGGGCGAGACTTAAAAGCCCAGGGTCCCGAAATCTTTTACGCCATCGTCTTTTACATCTGGACCGCCGCTTACCTCATATTAAGCTACGTGATTTCTAATGACGACCTGAAAAGGAAACAATATAAAAAAGCGCACGATATTAGGAAAATGAAAATTTACCAATACCTCACCAACGTAAAATATATGCTAATTCAGACCGTCTTGTTGATCATTATTTTAGTTTTCAAACCTGAATTCTTACTAGCAGTAGTCTTGTGGCAAATACTGGCCTTTGCAATCTGGAATAATGACGATAGTGATAAATTATTTTAAAAAGTTCGACCCTGAATTTTTAGGTAAAACTATTCCTAAAACGCGAAGCGGTTTACCGCAGCAAATTAATCCTAGACACACAAAAACCACTTGAAATTAATCAGGTGGTTTTTTTAGGTATCTTTTATAAAATTATTTAGTAAATATTTCTAGGCTGCAGAACGTCTTGCGTTGAAGTAGT encodes:
- a CDS encoding TMEM175 family protein, coding for MNKARVEAFTDAVLAIILTIMILELKVPNSNQLSAILSELPYLFSYTVGYLLIGVAWYSHHYMFSKTSGISKRVYWANNFWMFTTSFIPMATAWIGRDLKAQGPEIFYAIVFYIWTAAYLILSYVISNDDLKRKQYKKAHDIRKMKIYQYLTNVKYMLIQTVLLIIILVFKPEFLLAVVLWQILAFAIWNNDDSDKLF